Within Amycolatopsis sp. FDAARGOS 1241, the genomic segment GCACTGCCGTCGGGCTCCTACGTCGTCGTGTCGCACTGCCTGGACCCGGAAAACGAGCACAGCCACATCGCCCGCAGTTCGAAGCGATCTACCAAGCCTCCTCCGGCTCACCCCTGTTCCGCACCCGCGCGGAAATCGACCCCATCGTGCCCCACCCGGACCTGATCAGCCCAAGCTGGGTCCTCCCCGGCGAATGTGGGCCGACCCCCGCCCTGAACCCGTGGACGCCGGCGAGCAGTTGCGTTCTGGCGGCAGTAGCTCGCAAATCCTGACTTCGCTCGTCGGCTGGTCGCCTTCTTCACCGGCGCAAGTGCCACGGTTGATCACCGGGCGCCCCTCCCTCGTATCTTGGATGCGAGGGAGGGCACCCGCATTGTCTGACGACTACTGCAAACACGACCTCGTGGTGAATTCCGGCGCCTACTGCAAACCCCCACCCTCGGGCGTCTCACCCTCCGGCTGGCGCACCGCCCAGGGCACGGCCTACCACAATTCCCCCGACTCCCCCCCGTTACCTTCTTCGTAGTTCCTGATCAAGGAGCTGTGGTCGCCAGGTCCGGCATGACTAATGCCCCCGGTCGAGTACATGATCCGGGGGGTCGTGTCACCGGGTCTGGTGGCATCGAGGGACCGCTGATAGGGACACGGCCACCGACTGGTAGGTCTCGTCGCAGGCGTGGGTGCCGGCCATCGATGCCCTCCCGGTGGCCACGTCGCGGCGAACGAACGGCATGGTGGATGAGCAGCAGTTTTGGGGTGTTCCTCGGCCTTGACGTCGGTAAGGACGCTCATCACGCGGTCGGCCTCGACCCGCAGGGAAAGACCACCGCGATCCTCTTCGGCACGGGATAACCCACGCCGGGGCGCGCGTACCGCAACCACCCGGCCGACAAGTCGACCCCGACGGGCGCCACTCGAGTGCTGCCGCCGCCGAGCCGCTCGCCCACCATCTGCGCCTCGCACAGTGCATCAGTCCGCTGCCAGGGAGGAACGGCGTCATACCGGCCCGCGAGCTCGTTGAGCCGAACGGGTAGAAACGTTTGCTGCTTCGTCGACGACTGGATCACCGTTACGCCAGCCCGGACAGGATCTTCGGGAGCCGCACCCACACTCGGTTGGCGTGTTTCATCTGGCGTGTTGTGCGGGGACCATAAGCAGTCCGAGACCAGACGAACCCGGTTGTGAAACCGAGAGAGGAAGTGAAGTGGTCGCGGCACGCGAGACGACCTTGCAGGAGCTCCTGGAGGGATCGAAGCAATACCAGGTTCCTCTGTACCAGCGAACGTACTCGTGGAAGAGCGGTCAGCTCGAGCGGCTGTGGGAGGACATCACGCAGCTGGCCAAGGACCGCGCTGAAGACCCGGAACTGACCCACTTCATGGGATCAGTGGTGCTCGCGCCCAGCCCGGCCAACGGCCCAACCGGGGTGCAGGAGTTCCTGGTGATCGACGGCCAGCAGCGCCTGACCACCTTGTCGATCCTCCTGTGTGCGATTCGGGACTACCGCGCCCAGCACGAGGATCCCGAGCACCAGGACCGGATCGACCAGCAGTACCTGATCAACAAGTGGAAGAAGCAGCGCCTGAAGCTCGTGCCGACCCAGGCCGATCGCGCCGCTTACCTGGCCTGCCTCAACTCCACCCCGCAAGCCGGTGGAAGCGACCGCATCGGCGCAGCCTACCGCTTCTTTTCGGCGCAACTCGCCGACACAGACGATCTTAACGATCCTGACGACATCGAGCGCATCGAGGACGCGGTGATCTCCGGGCTCGCGCTGGTGTCAGTGACCGCGCAACGCGGGGACAACGCACACCGGATCTTCGAATCGTTGAACAACACTGGTCTGAAGCTCACCCAGGCCGACTTGCTGCGGAATTACCTCTTCATGCGGTTGCCGACGCGTGGTGAAGCGGTCTACGAGTCGCTGTGGCTGCCCTTGCAGGCGGATCTGACCGTTGATCAGCTCGAACTCCTCTTCTGGCTGGACTTGGTGCAGCAAGACCCGAGGATCAAACAGACCGACACCTACGCCGGCCAGCAGCGGCGGCTGGATCGGATGCGTACCGAGGAGGAGATCGAGGGGGAGGTCGCTCGGTTCGGCAGGCTCGGTGCATTCTTGCGGGCGATCCTCGATCCCACGCGTGAGCCGGATCCGGCCGTGCGGCACCGGCTGACTCGGCTCGGCGCGTGGGGAACCACGACGGTCTACCCGGTACTGCTGCACCTGCTCGACCGGCGTGACCGCGGCACGGCGACCTCCGCCGAGATCGCCACGGCGATGCTGCACTTGGAAAGCTACTTCGTCCGTCGCCTGCTCATCGGTCGCGCCACTGCCAGCATCAACCGCGTCCTGCTTTCGGCGGTGACCGAGATGAACACCGGCATCCCTGTCGACCAGGCTATCCGCAGCTACCTGTCCAGCGGCCGGAAGTACTACGCCGGCGACCGCGAGGTTCGGGCATCGGTGCGGTCCGTGCCCTACTACCTCAATGGGCGTCCCCACCAACGAGCGCTCGTGCTGCGATGGCTGGAGGAGACCTACGGCAGCAAAGAACCGGTCGACCTGGCCACCCTCACCATCGAACACGTCTTGCCTCAACGGCCCACCCCCGAGTGGCGGCAGATGCTGACGGAGGACCTCGAGCCCGGCGAGGATTTCCGGCAGCTGCACGAGTCGATCGTGCACACGTTGGGGAACCTCACTCTCACGGGCTACAACTCCGAGCTCAGCAACAGTCCCTTCTCGGTGAAGCGGCCCCAATTGGCCGGCAGCGGCGTGCGGATGAACCAAGAAATCGCCGTGAGGGAGCGGTGGGGGCGCCCACAGATCCACGAACGCGCCGACGCTCTCGCCGATCGCGTGATCTCTGAATGGCCAGGGCCCACATCGCCCGATGGCGGCGCTCCCGAACCCGCGTGGGACGTGCTGGTCAAAGCCCTCGCCGAACTGCCGGCCGGCTCCTGGACCACTTACGGCGACCTCGCCGCTCTGATCGGCACCCACGCCGTGTCCGTGGGGCAGCGGCTCGCCACGACGGCCTCCATCCCGAATGCGCACCGCGTACTCCAGTCCGACGGCAAGGTGTCACCGAACTTCGCCTGGCTCGACCCGCAACGGACCGACAAGCCGAGGGACCTGCTCGAAGCGGAAGGCGTGACGTTCGACGGGCACGACCGAGCCAACCCCGAGCAGCGTGCGACCACGGAAGGCCTCGCCCTCCTCATCGGTGCGGAGGTACCGGAGCTGGTGCCCTACCCGGATCCGGGCCGGGCACCGGAACTGCGCGACCGCTTCCGCGAACAGCTGATCGACCGTCAAGGCCCAGAGGTGGCCGCAGCGGTGATCAAGGTGCTGCAGGCATGGGTCAAGACCGGTGGATACCTCGACTACGGCCTCGAGAACGAAACCTCGTGCTTCCTCATGTCCCGCGACAAAACCGACCCCGGCGGTAACATCTGGCCCGGGGCCGTATACCCCGGCGGCCGGTTCGAGGTCGTGTTCCAGCATCTCCGCACTCGACCACCATTCGACGACCCCACCCGCCGCGACGAGTTCCGGCGGCGCCTGAACGAGATCGACGGCATCGACCTACCCGAATCGAAGCTCGACAAGCGCCCGAGCTTCGACGTCGAGCTGCTGGCGGGCGCGTCGAAACGGGAGCAGCTCGTCGAGGTGCTGGAGTGGTTTCACGAACTGGCTCGTAACGGCCCACTGGTAGAGACCGACGACCGACGTCGTCAAGGAATTTGACAAGCGCGGCGGGATGGACGTGCTGCGGCAAGGCGCGCGTGGCCGCGGTCGTCTGATCCGGCTCGCGTGCTTCTTTGCCCACGCGCACCCTCGCCGACGACGCCCTTGCCCGCCACGCACAGAACGGGTTGTCGATCATCGGTCAGGTCGCCTACTCCGCTGCGCCGAGTGATTATTCGTCAATCGAGTGAACCCTTGCTGGGTTCGGCAACCTCTGGCGTGCGGTCGGCGTGTGGCTCTTGGGTTCGCGGGGCGGTTCCCGCCTCGCCTGAAGAGGGGTACTGGATGGCACAACCCGATGGGTACTTCAAGGGCAAGGACGGCAAGATCCACCCGCGGCACGACCCGAAAGGCGGTGGAGGTGCCAAGGTGTTCGTTGCCGGAGTCGCGTTGGTTGCGGCAGTCGGTAGCGGGGGCGCGGTGTCTCTCGGCAGTGGTGCAGTCCTGGAGGGTGCAACCGGAGCCAGCGAGACGCTGCCAGGCAACCTTGCCGGCGACGTCGCAGACAGCTTGCCTGGGCGTAGCCTGCGAGTTCGAAAGAGCGAGAGCCAAGAGTCGGCGCGCCGGGGCAAGCGAGACCAGGCGCTGTCGAAACTGAAGCTGAAGAACCTGAGGAAGACGGTCCGCCAGGAAGTCAATTGTCTGCTGGCAACCACCGGCAAGGTCCGCAACTACGTCGCTGAACATAGATGTACGTCGCTGGGTCGTGGGCTTTACGCTGTGGGAGACGGCCACGGCAACGCGGCGATCATCTCGGTAGCAAGGATGGGTTTTCCCACCAAGAGCCACGCCGCCGGCTGCGAACGGGTGGAAAAGGTGCAGGGCAGCGGCGACATCACCCCGCTGGGCGGCGAACTACTGGGACTTGCCGGCGTCCACTTCACGGGGCTGCACTTCGACTCCCGCTTGGACGGTGCCACGATGGTGGTCGCGGAAGCGGAAACGGCAACGGGACACATGGACAACGAAATGCTCGACACTCTCGCCGAGGTCTTCGTCTGGTTCCCGACCCTCTGACCAGCGTCAAGGCCGCTGCGGCCAGGCGGGCTAATCGGCCATGCGCGTTGCGCTCGGGACCCATATCGGCGAAGCTCAGCAACTCGTCCGGCGGGTCGACAACGTCGTCCGCCTCGGTGGGGCCACGCTCCGAATCCACCGGCTGTCGCTCGAGCGCGGCGAGACTTTGTGTTCGGCCGCCTGGTCGCCAATCGGCGCCCAGAATTTCTACGTCGATCTCGGTCACGCTTACCATTTCGCAGACCGGAAACGAGACCTTCCGTGGTCGTGCGCGCACGATGTTGCCCTGACGAGGGTGCGCGTGTCGTTGTCACCGCGTTCGGTAATCGCTGCGGCGCGATACGCTTGGCCGGCATCGAGACGGTCTGCCATTCAGCGAGCGTTGCTGCGCCGCTTAGGAGACGAGGTTCTGGTAGTCGGTCGTGAGGTACTTGTCCGCGCGGTGGATCGGCGTACGGACGTGCAGGTTGTACCTGCCCCACTCGAGATTTTCTGACGCTATGCGTTGGGATCCGCGGGTGTTCGTCGGCCGAGCGTTGAGGGCGGCAGCGCTGTGGTCGTCACCGTGAACATCACAGGCGGCAGCGTGGCGGTCCACGGCGTCCGCCGATCCGCGCCAATTGATCTCCGACATCCGCAATGCGTCTTCGCTGGAGGAAGGCGCCGCTGCCGAGGCTGGGCACACCTGATTGCCACGACGTCATCCGGCTACGTCGAACAACTGCCGCGGAAGGATAGGCCCCCGATCTGGGCGTGGCCGTGGTGCCGTGGACTGCGGGCCGGCTATCCCGATCGTCGCCAAGGCGACGCTACCGCACGCCGACGTGCCGCACCCCGCCCACGAGCCCCGCCGCGGTTGTCGGCACTGCTTTCACGGACCTGGCGTGGATCACCACTTCCTTCGCCGCGGACCCGGACCGGCGTGACCTGTAGCGGGCTGAGCTGGGGACTGGTACTTCGTGGGATGCTAAAGTAGGGCCGAACGCCCTCGTAGCTCAGGGGATAGAGCACCGCTCTCCTAAAGCGGGTGTCGCAGGTTCGAATCCTGCCGGGGGCACAGTGAGCGACCTGCATAAAGTCGCCCTTGACCAGCGAAGACGCCGGTCAAGGGCGACTTTGTTATGTGCGGCTGAGAGCACGTCCGAGCGGTGTCTTGCGGCTCAGCGTGCCGAGGACGTGCCGAAGCTCTGCCGTCCTCAACCGTGCCCGAGTGCACGCTGGACCTTCGCCTTGGACACGCGGTCCCGCCCGTCGAGGCACTTCGCGTAGACCTGCAGGAGGACCTCGACCGAGTGTCCGGCCCACTCGGCTACCTCAGTTGGGTCCATGCCAGCGTTCAGCCATGTAGAGACGGCTGCGTGCCGAAGGTCGTACGGGCGACCGGCCAGCGGGGTTGCAGCGACAGGCTTCGTAAACGTGGCCTCGCGCGCGGCGCGCCACACTCTGTGCCACGTGATGGCGGGAACCTCCCCGCCCGCATCGCCAACGAACAGTTCGCCCTCGGGGCCGGTCCCGAACTGGTCGAGGTGCTCGCGCAGGATCGCCGTGAGTTCCGGCGGACATGGCGCCGAGCGACCCTCGCCTTGTTCACGATGCTTGAGACCACGGCGGTCTCGCGGTCTACCGCTGTCGGTCCAGGCGCTTCCCGCGTGCGGGGTTGCTTCGTCGACATAGATTTCTCCCCAGTCGTGAACCCATTCCTGTCGTTCGTCGTTCCATTTCGGGTCGGGCAGTATGAGGTTGTCCACGTTCAGGTTCACCGCCTCTTCCGGTCGTAGCCCCGCGAAATACATCGCTGCGTAGCACGCGTACAGGCGCTTGCCGCTTCGCCTCGTCGTCCTGACCTCCCGAAGCAGGGTTCTCACCTGAATCGGGTTTGCGACGCGTCGCCGATCGATCGCACGGGATGGCTTAGGTGCAGTCCACTTGATTTCACGTACCGGGTTGGTCGTGAGCCAGCCCCGTTCGACGCAGTAGCTGAGGAAGTTGTTAAGGATCATTCGACGCTGCCGGGCGACGCTACGAGCGAGAGGCTTGCCATCCAATTTCGATACGACCGAGTCGTGAAGTTTGCGCGCGGTCTCGGGGTCCAGGACCTGGGAAAGCGGTGCGGTGTGCCGCTTGATCCACCGAATAGTGCCGTCGATGTCGTCCGGCTTCCCCTCCTGCTCTCGCCGTGGTGTGTTGAGTATCCAGTTGTTGAGCGCCGACCGGATCAGCGCAATCTTGGGCTTGCCCGGTTCGTCGTCGAGCATCACCACCGTGGCCGGGGTCAGTGATTCTACGATCGTTTTCCGGTATGTTGCTGCCGCCTTCGGCCACTTCATATCGACGTACTGACAGACTGCCTGGTACCACGACAACGAATTAGACTGGCGTGCCATCGAAACCGGAAGCCCGTCAGTTAGCCGAAACGCCTCGCCTCGACTAGCGGCCGATTGAAGATCTGAACGGAAACTGTTCGCAAGTCCGCGATGCGTGAATGGCTCTTTGAAAGGTGGAAGCTTGGCCACCTTCCAGCGTACCCAGTACGTCGTCTTACGCTTTCCATGGTAGACGTCGATGCTCCAGATTCGGACATCGAAAGTGGTTTCGGGGTAGGTCAAGCTGCGGCCTCCTCGCGTTCTTCAAGCCAGCGGTCGTACTCAGTACGCCGAATTCGGATGTCGCCGTTGGGTAGTTTTATGCAGCGTGGCGCCCTCCCCTTTGCCTTCCATTCATGGAAGGTTCGTCGCGAAATTCCAAGGTCGTCGCAGATGTCGGCAATGGTGAGGTGGCGTTGGGTAGCCATGTGTTCGTCTCCCTGGGGTAACGGGTTAGCGGTGGCGGGTAACGCGCATGGGTGCCTCCTGAGGTCGGGTAGCGAGAGACCGCTACACGGGCTGGCTGGACTTGTCCGCTACTGCCGCTACTGCCGCTACCTGCCTGGTCAGAGCGGTAGCGGATACGGAGGCGGTAGCGGCTACATCCGCTACCTACGCCGCCGGACCGGGCGGAGACTCGCTGGCGGTAGCGTTCGTATCCGCTACCGCCCCGGCGTCCGCTACCGCGGTGACCTGCGAAGTAGCGGAGGTAGCGGCAGTAGCGCTTGTGGGCAGGTAGCGGCTCCAGGCGTCGGCGAGCCCGCCTTCGCCGTGGACGTAGTAGCCCTTGGGGACCTTCGCCTTGCCGCCGCCAGGGTCCTTCCGCTTGAGGTTCTTGCTGGTGATCCCGTAGGGCTCGAGTTCCTTCGCGAGCCGGCGGGAGTCGAGCTCCTTACCGTGGCCGTCGAGGTCGCCCCACGGTGCTTCGTCGAGTTCGCACAGCGCGGTGAGGATTTCGGCGGTGGTCATGTCGGTGACGCCGCGGGCCGCGAAGAGGTCTCGCAGGTCGGCGAGCAGCCGAATGC encodes:
- a CDS encoding DUF262 domain-containing protein, translated to MVAARETTLQELLEGSKQYQVPLYQRTYSWKSGQLERLWEDITQLAKDRAEDPELTHFMGSVVLAPSPANGPTGVQEFLVIDGQQRLTTLSILLCAIRDYRAQHEDPEHQDRIDQQYLINKWKKQRLKLVPTQADRAAYLACLNSTPQAGGSDRIGAAYRFFSAQLADTDDLNDPDDIERIEDAVISGLALVSVTAQRGDNAHRIFESLNNTGLKLTQADLLRNYLFMRLPTRGEAVYESLWLPLQADLTVDQLELLFWLDLVQQDPRIKQTDTYAGQQRRLDRMRTEEEIEGEVARFGRLGAFLRAILDPTREPDPAVRHRLTRLGAWGTTTVYPVLLHLLDRRDRGTATSAEIATAMLHLESYFVRRLLIGRATASINRVLLSAVTEMNTGIPVDQAIRSYLSSGRKYYAGDREVRASVRSVPYYLNGRPHQRALVLRWLEETYGSKEPVDLATLTIEHVLPQRPTPEWRQMLTEDLEPGEDFRQLHESIVHTLGNLTLTGYNSELSNSPFSVKRPQLAGSGVRMNQEIAVRERWGRPQIHERADALADRVISEWPGPTSPDGGAPEPAWDVLVKALAELPAGSWTTYGDLAALIGTHAVSVGQRLATTASIPNAHRVLQSDGKVSPNFAWLDPQRTDKPRDLLEAEGVTFDGHDRANPEQRATTEGLALLIGAEVPELVPYPDPGRAPELRDRFREQLIDRQGPEVAAAVIKVLQAWVKTGGYLDYGLENETSCFLMSRDKTDPGGNIWPGAVYPGGRFEVVFQHLRTRPPFDDPTRRDEFRRRLNEIDGIDLPESKLDKRPSFDVELLAGASKREQLVEVLEWFHELARNGPLVETDDRRRQGI
- a CDS encoding tyrosine-type recombinase/integrase, producing the protein MTYPETTFDVRIWSIDVYHGKRKTTYWVRWKVAKLPPFKEPFTHRGLANSFRSDLQSAASRGEAFRLTDGLPVSMARQSNSLSWYQAVCQYVDMKWPKAAATYRKTIVESLTPATVVMLDDEPGKPKIALIRSALNNWILNTPRREQEGKPDDIDGTIRWIKRHTAPLSQVLDPETARKLHDSVVSKLDGKPLARSVARQRRMILNNFLSYCVERGWLTTNPVREIKWTAPKPSRAIDRRRVANPIQVRTLLREVRTTRRSGKRLYACYAAMYFAGLRPEEAVNLNVDNLILPDPKWNDERQEWVHDWGEIYVDEATPHAGSAWTDSGRPRDRRGLKHREQGEGRSAPCPPELTAILREHLDQFGTGPEGELFVGDAGGEVPAITWHRVWRAAREATFTKPVAATPLAGRPYDLRHAAVSTWLNAGMDPTEVAEWAGHSVEVLLQVYAKCLDGRDRVSKAKVQRALGHG
- a CDS encoding AlpA family transcriptional regulator — protein: MATQRHLTIADICDDLGISRRTFHEWKAKGRAPRCIKLPNGDIRIRRTEYDRWLEEREEAAA